One stretch of Desulfatibacillum aliphaticivorans DSM 15576 DNA includes these proteins:
- the trpD gene encoding anthranilate phosphoribosyltransferase produces the protein MFTELLKKIVSGQDLAEDETTAMMDAIMSGEVEVPAIAAFMAALATKGETFTELAGAARSMRRKATRIQVSSNTVVDTCGTGGDGASTFNISTTSAFVVAGCGVTVAKHGNRSVSSKCGSADVLEALGVKLDTHPEVVEQGIEEIGIGFLFAPMYHSAMRFAMPARQAVGIRSIFNMLGPLTNPAGANCQLLGVYDPKLTEMFAEALKLLGARKAYVVHGHDGLDEISICAPTRVSELAEGMVRTFDILPEQLNIEACDISELAGGDAQENAGITKSILEGAPGPRQDVVVVNAGAALVAAGVAEDFKDGMGKAREAIQSGAALDKLEALVKFTQENG, from the coding sequence ATGTTCACGGAATTGTTGAAGAAAATAGTCAGCGGGCAGGATCTTGCGGAAGACGAAACCACCGCCATGATGGACGCCATCATGAGCGGGGAAGTGGAAGTTCCCGCCATTGCAGCCTTTATGGCGGCTTTGGCGACCAAAGGGGAGACCTTCACCGAACTGGCCGGCGCGGCCCGGTCCATGCGCAGGAAGGCCACGCGCATTCAGGTTTCCTCCAACACGGTGGTGGACACCTGCGGAACCGGCGGCGACGGCGCCAGCACATTCAACATCTCCACCACCAGCGCCTTTGTCGTGGCCGGGTGCGGCGTAACCGTGGCCAAGCACGGCAACCGGTCGGTCTCCAGCAAGTGCGGCAGCGCGGACGTTCTGGAAGCTCTGGGCGTGAAGCTGGACACCCATCCCGAAGTGGTGGAGCAGGGCATCGAGGAAATCGGCATCGGGTTTTTGTTTGCGCCCATGTATCACAGCGCCATGCGCTTTGCCATGCCCGCCCGTCAGGCTGTGGGCATCCGCTCCATATTTAATATGCTCGGCCCTTTGACCAACCCGGCCGGCGCCAATTGCCAGCTTTTAGGCGTTTACGATCCCAAGCTGACCGAAATGTTCGCCGAAGCCCTCAAACTTTTGGGCGCACGCAAGGCTTATGTGGTGCACGGCCACGACGGCCTGGACGAAATTTCCATCTGCGCCCCCACCCGGGTTTCCGAGTTGGCCGAAGGCATGGTGCGCACCTTTGACATCCTGCCCGAGCAATTGAACATAGAAGCCTGCGACATTTCCGAACTGGCCGGCGGCGACGCCCAGGAAAACGCAGGCATTACCAAATCCATCCTGGAAGGAGCGCCCGGACCCAGGCAGGACGTGGTGGTTGTGAACGCGGGCGCGGCTTTGGTTGCGGCGGGCGTGGCGGAAGACTTCAAGGACGGCATGGGCAAGGCCAGGGAGGCCATTCAGTCGGGCGCGGCTCTGGACAAGCTGGAAGCGCTGGTGAAGTTCACCCAGGAAAACGGTTAG
- the trpC gene encoding indole-3-glycerol phosphate synthase TrpC, with amino-acid sequence MGNKPDILKVILEHKKREVEACRAKVSEENLAEMAKADRQRRYFMQSLSQPGPFGANIIAEVKRASPSKGIIREGLDPAVQAAAYEKGGAAAMSVLTDNKFFQGSTDDLKAARAACSLPVIRKDFIVSLYQIYEAAVMGADAILLITRTLTVEFMQQALALCEELGLDALTEVHSEEELDQAGAAGAKLVGVNNRDLKTFVTDIETTIRLHQRMTADQVAVCESGIKDRADIQRVMDAGVFNFLIGETLVRSDDPAATIRELTGAA; translated from the coding sequence ATGGGTAACAAACCAGATATCCTGAAGGTCATCCTGGAGCATAAAAAGCGGGAGGTGGAGGCCTGCCGGGCCAAGGTTTCGGAAGAGAACTTGGCGGAAATGGCCAAGGCCGACCGGCAAAGGCGGTATTTCATGCAAAGCCTGTCCCAGCCCGGGCCTTTTGGCGCCAACATCATTGCGGAAGTCAAAAGAGCTTCGCCCTCCAAGGGAATTATCCGGGAGGGGCTGGATCCGGCGGTTCAGGCCGCAGCGTATGAAAAAGGCGGCGCTGCAGCTATGTCAGTCCTGACGGACAACAAGTTCTTCCAGGGATCGACCGATGACCTCAAGGCGGCTCGGGCTGCGTGCTCTTTGCCCGTCATCCGCAAGGACTTTATTGTGTCCTTGTACCAGATTTACGAGGCTGCGGTCATGGGCGCGGACGCCATCCTGCTGATCACCAGAACCTTGACCGTGGAATTCATGCAGCAGGCCTTGGCTTTATGCGAAGAATTGGGCCTGGACGCTTTGACGGAGGTCCATTCCGAGGAGGAACTGGATCAGGCCGGAGCGGCGGGCGCCAAGCTGGTGGGCGTGAACAACCGCGACCTCAAGACCTTTGTGACGGACATAGAAACCACCATCCGGCTGCACCAGCGCATGACGGCGGATCAGGTAGCCGTGTGCGAAAGCGGGATAAAGGATCGGGCTGACATACAAAGGGTGATGGACGCAGGCGTCTTCAATTTCCTGATCGGCGAAACCCTGGTGCGCAGCGACGACCCGGCGGCGACCATCCGAGAGTTAACGGGGGCGGCGTGA
- a CDS encoding anthranilate synthase component I family protein: MKLRCYPKKEEFLQLAQKGNVIPVCMEILADTETPVSVLLKKADANPAFLLESVEGGERWGRYSFLGTSAHAHVKVFAQDVEVSAEKSSQRIPHQGDPLSVLRDIMKVFNPVNLPDLPRFWGGMVGYLAYEMVSFFERIPHDTPADKPLAHFMITDELYVFDNVKHTLTMVAHVFLENGEDPAEEFDKAMARLESMYASLSAPTPAAPETVEGGSLEGRYDPTDYMNAVVKTKEYIKAGDIIQAVISQPYVCSAPVDAASLYRAQRYINPSPYMFFFNLDKVSLIGSSPETMVRLENGVATLRPIAGTRPRGKSQQEDRQLADDLLKDEKERAEHLMLVDLGRNDLGRVAQVGTVQVTDLMVVERYSHVMHLVSNITCDLLPECDGFDLLKASFPAGTLSGAPKVRAMEIIAELEKEPRGPYGGAVGYISFSGNMDLAITIRTAMVEDGLLTVRAGAGIVADSDPATEHQETLNKSKALERAISLIRKPAGEGIE; encoded by the coding sequence ATGAAACTTAGATGCTATCCGAAAAAAGAAGAATTCCTGCAACTGGCGCAAAAGGGCAACGTCATCCCCGTGTGCATGGAAATCCTGGCTGACACCGAAACTCCGGTTTCCGTCTTGTTGAAAAAAGCGGACGCCAACCCGGCCTTTTTGCTGGAGAGTGTGGAGGGCGGCGAGCGCTGGGGCCGGTACAGCTTTTTGGGGACTTCGGCCCACGCCCATGTAAAGGTTTTCGCCCAAGATGTGGAGGTGAGCGCCGAAAAATCCTCCCAACGCATTCCCCATCAGGGCGACCCCCTGTCCGTGCTGCGGGACATCATGAAGGTTTTCAACCCGGTCAACCTCCCCGACCTGCCCAGGTTCTGGGGCGGCATGGTGGGATACCTGGCCTACGAGATGGTCTCATTTTTCGAGCGCATCCCCCATGACACGCCTGCGGACAAGCCCTTGGCGCATTTTATGATTACGGACGAACTGTATGTGTTCGACAATGTGAAGCACACCCTGACCATGGTCGCTCATGTATTCCTGGAAAACGGCGAAGACCCGGCCGAGGAATTCGACAAGGCCATGGCAAGGCTGGAAAGCATGTACGCTTCCCTGTCTGCGCCTACGCCCGCCGCTCCCGAGACCGTGGAAGGCGGAAGCCTGGAAGGCAGGTACGATCCCACCGACTATATGAACGCCGTGGTCAAGACCAAGGAATACATCAAGGCGGGCGACATCATCCAGGCGGTCATATCTCAGCCCTATGTGTGCTCCGCGCCGGTGGACGCAGCCAGCCTGTATCGGGCGCAGCGCTACATCAACCCGTCTCCTTATATGTTTTTTTTCAACCTGGACAAGGTTTCCCTCATCGGTTCTTCTCCCGAGACCATGGTGAGGCTGGAAAACGGCGTGGCCACGCTTCGGCCCATCGCCGGAACCCGTCCCAGGGGCAAAAGCCAGCAGGAAGACCGTCAGCTTGCCGACGACCTGTTAAAGGACGAAAAGGAGCGCGCGGAACATCTGATGCTGGTGGATTTGGGCCGGAACGACCTTGGCCGGGTGGCCCAGGTGGGAACGGTTCAGGTGACGGATTTGATGGTGGTGGAGAGGTATTCCCACGTCATGCATCTGGTTTCCAACATCACCTGCGATCTGCTGCCCGAATGCGACGGCTTCGACCTTTTGAAGGCCAGCTTTCCGGCGGGAACCTTGTCCGGCGCTCCCAAGGTAAGGGCCATGGAGATCATCGCGGAGCTTGAAAAAGAGCCCCGGGGGCCTTACGGCGGCGCCGTGGGATACATTTCCTTTTCCGGCAACATGGATCTTGCCATTACCATCCGCACGGCCATGGTGGAGGACGGACTCCTGACCGTGCGCGCGGGCGCGGGCATTGTGGCGGATTCCGATCCCGCGACCGAGCATCAGGAAACCCTGAACAAATCCAAAGCCCTGGAAAGGGCCATCAGCCTGATCCGCAAACCGGCGGGCGAAGGCATTGAATAG
- a CDS encoding anthranilate synthase component II translates to MIIMIDNYDSFTYNLVQYLRMMGAEVEVYRNDAAEVVGLMEKNPKGVVISPGPGRPESAGVSLDLIKACAGKIPLLGVCLGHQSIGHAFGATIGSAKRLMHGKTSQVTADGKGVFEGIKSAFAAMRYHSLAIMEDTLPDCLEITARSDDEEIMGVRHKEFDLEGIQFHPESIMTPMGKKMLRNFLVKTGEISN, encoded by the coding sequence ATGATAATCATGATAGATAACTATGATTCCTTTACATACAACCTGGTCCAATATTTGAGAATGATGGGGGCCGAGGTGGAAGTATACCGCAACGACGCCGCGGAGGTGGTCGGGCTGATGGAAAAGAACCCCAAGGGCGTGGTCATCTCCCCAGGGCCGGGCAGGCCGGAGAGCGCCGGGGTTTCCCTGGATCTCATCAAAGCCTGTGCGGGCAAAATCCCCCTGTTGGGCGTCTGCCTGGGGCATCAGTCCATCGGGCACGCATTCGGCGCGACCATCGGGTCGGCCAAACGGCTCATGCACGGCAAGACCTCCCAGGTGACGGCCGACGGCAAGGGCGTGTTTGAGGGCATTAAATCGGCCTTTGCAGCCATGCGGTATCATTCCCTGGCGATTATGGAGGACACCCTTCCTGATTGCCTGGAAATCACGGCCCGTTCCGACGACGAGGAAATCATGGGCGTGCGGCATAAGGAATTCGACCTGGAAGGCATTCAATTCCATCCCGAGTCCATCATGACGCCCATGGGCAAGAAGATGCTCAGGAATTTTTTGGTCAAAACCGGTGAGATTTCAAACTAA